From Anopheles coluzzii chromosome 3, AcolN3, whole genome shotgun sequence, the proteins below share one genomic window:
- the LOC120955451 gene encoding serine/threonine-protein kinase dyf-5 isoform X1, which yields MNRYLTLSQLGDGTYGTVVLGQRKDTGEKVAIKRMKRKYYSWEEAMSLREVKSLKKLSHANVVKLKEVIRENDVLYFVFEYMQENLYQLIKDRDTHFPEATVRLILQQILTGLAFMHRHGFFHRDLKPENVLCSGPETVKIADFGLAREIRSRPPYTDYVSTRWYRAPEVLLHSTRYGSSIDLWAVGCIMAELYTFRPLFPGSSEVDQLFKICSVLGTPDKSDWPDGHKLAATIQFRFPECPKIPLATLVTRASSSGIQLLEDLLLWEPEKRPTAQQSMRYPYFSSIKARNSANIATNGLTQHNQSHNGNINGGPVLGVPNARVSIVELATNTKHTREANGSNGHFNPISHNELNDLNSTLSLSRVSETSVERTSHQTQLTQASQQAYTEDEKETAKLQSGINYSLLNDMLNGYSVGIGSAAQQNGQGLTKVLRNGQSSTFIKSNASYDTNNVASEMDKGTNPGSVVSYAIIKPAVVRIDDNRLADAPIKPADGIGIGGRKEKVNDIFVTRNNDYQQDQSGNGITKVVGQRTFPIIDSDDSSYFGSGFYLHKKTSGQVLKNGTSAVSIGGGSDGGGVGLGRRAVGSGVYNGSFLNDGKAYNSFSKQPMLMTRKTDEDLKVYRNRNGPMDRAIHGHFSKSWEPSQHLSERQEDDSLEDILGSRIKASKKPAHDFKLEDLFGTLSFNKDSTASKYPNTVPFAKSSTKTIGPSGGMADIFDNSDTKPSHSSANVVPRRKNQQQVFVSDTSNLSSDKYNGINASFKLFPWDDIPKNGVEKKQWIPDGGEQDVGWLYGKVALNVSVLNNISGVFSYVGTGNEHTGRTDWAAKYLSK from the exons ATGAATCGATACCTGACGCTAAGTCAACTGGGAGACGGTACCTACGGTACCGTTGTCCTTGGCCAGCGGAAGGACACCGGCGAAAAGGTCGCCATCAAGCGCATGAAGCGGAAGTATTATTCCTGGGAGGAAGCGATGAGCCTGCGGGAGGTGAAG TCTCTGAAAAAGCTTTCCCACGCCAATGTGGTAAAGCTCAAGGAGGTGATACGGGAAAACGACGTGCTGTACTTTGTGTTTGAGTACATGCAGGAGAACCTGTACCAGCTGATAAAGGACCGTGATACCCATTTTCCGGAAGCGACCGTAAGACTGATACTGCAGCAGATTCTAACCGGGTTGGCGTTTATGCACCGACACGGTTTCTTCCACCGGGACTTGAAACCAGAAAACGTTCTGTGCAGTGGTCCGGAAACGGTAAAAATAGCCGACTTTGGATTGGCTCGCGAGATACGTTCGCGGCCTCCGTACACGGACTACGTTTCGACGAGATG GTATCGGGCACCAGAAGTGCTCTTACACTCGACTCGGTACGGCAGTTCCATAGATCTTTGGGCAGTGGGATGCATCATGGCGGAGTTATACACGTTCCGACCACTATTTCCTGGATCCAGTGAAGTGGATCAActgtttaaaatatgttccgTCCTAGGCACACCGGACAAG tCCGACTGGCCCGATGGTCACAAGCTTGCTGCTACGATACAGTTCCGATTTCCGGAATGCCCCAAAATACCGCTGGCAACTTTGGTGACGCGTGCCAGTTCCTCTGGAATACAACTATTAGAAGATTTGCTTCTGTGGGAACCGGAAAAGCGACCAACCGCTCAGCAATCCATGAGATATCCATACTTTAGTTCGATAAAAGCTCGTAACTCGGCAAACATCGCAACGAATGGTTTAACACAGCACAATCAATCACACAATGGTAACATAAACGGTGGTCCCGTGCTTGGCGTTCCGAATGCACGAGTATCTATTGTAGAACTAGCTACCAACACGAAGCATACGCGTGAGGCGAATGGGAGTAATGGACATTTCAATCCAATTAGCCATAACGAGCTGAACGATCTAAACTCAACGCTAAGCCTATCACGCGTGTCCGAAACGTCTGTCGAACGGACGTCTCACCAAACGCAACTGACTCAGGCCAGTCAGCAAGCGTACACCGAGGATGAGAAGGAAACTGCTAAGCTTCAGAGTGGTATAAACTATAGCTTGCTGAACGACATGCTTAATGGTTACAGTGTTGGAATTGGATCTGCAGCTCAACAGAACGGACAGGGATTGACTAAGGTACTTCGAAACGGCCAATCGAGTACGTTCATCAAGTCTAACGCTTCCTACGACACCAATAATGTTGCAAGCGAGATGGACAAGGGTACTAATCCCGGATCCGTTGTCAGTTATGCTATCATTAAGCCCGCCGTAGTGCGAATTGATGATAACCGACTAGCGGACGCACCCATAAAGCCAGCGGATGGTATCGGAATCGGTGGTAGAAAAGAAAAGGTGAACGATATATTCGTTACACGAAACAATGACTATCAGCAGGATCAGAGTGGAAATGGTATCACGAAGGTGGTAGGGCAACGCACTTTTCCGATCATTGACAGTGACGATTCGAGTTACTTCGGAAGCGGTTTCTATTTGCATAAGAAAACCTCTGGACAGGTGTTGAAAAATGGAACATCGGCCGTAAGCATTGGAGGTGGGAGTGACGGTGGAGGTGTCGGACTTGGCCGAAGAGCTGTTGGTAGTGGAGTATACAATGGTAGCTTTCTTAACGACGGCAAGGCATACaattcattttcaaaacaaccGATGCTAATGACGCGGAAGACGGACGAAGACTTGAAGGTGTACCGTAACCGAAATGGACCCATGGATCGTGCAATCCACGGCCATTTTAGCAAAAGCTGGGAGCCATCACAACATCTAAGCGAGAGGCAGGAAGATGACTCGTTAGAAGACATTTTAGG aAGTCGAATAAAAGCATCTAAAAAACCTGCACACGATTTCAAGCTGGAGGATCTTTTTGGAACGCTATCGTTTAACAAAGATTCAACTGCTTCCAAATACCCGAATACCGTCCCGTTTGCCAAGAGCTCTACCAAAACGATCGGACCCAGTGGTGGGATGGCAGACATTTTCGACAACTCAGATACTAAACCTTCCCATTCTAGTGCAAATGTGGTGCCACGGCGCAAAAATCAGCAGCAAGTATTCGTATCAGATACCAG TAACCTTAGCTCCGACAAATACAACGGTATTAATGCATCATTCAAGCTGTTCCCTTGGGATGACATACCGAAGAATGGTGTAGAAAAGAAACAATGGATACCCGATGGAGGTGAGCAAGATGTCGGTTGGTTGTACGGGAAAGTTGCATTGAATGTAAGTGtgttaaataatatttcaGGGGTGTTTTCATACGTTGGTACCGGTAACGAACACACAGGACGAACGGACTGGGCCGCCAAGTACCTGAGCAAATAA
- the LOC120955451 gene encoding serine/threonine-protein kinase dyf-5 isoform X2, whose product MNRYLTLSQLGDGTYGTVVLGQRKDTGEKVAIKRMKRKYYSWEEAMSLREVKSLKKLSHANVVKLKEVIRENDVLYFVFEYMQENLYQLIKDRDTHFPEATVRLILQQILTGLAFMHRHGFFHRDLKPENVLCSGPETVKIADFGLAREIRSRPPYTDYVSTRWYRAPEVLLHSTRYGSSIDLWAVGCIMAELYTFRPLFPGSSEVDQLFKICSVLGTPDKSDWPDGHKLAATIQFRFPECPKIPLATLVTRASSSGIQLLEDLLLWEPEKRPTAQQSMRYPYFSSIKARNSANIATNGLTQHNQSHNGNINGGPVLGVPNARVSIVELATNTKHTREANGSNGHFNPISHNELNDLNSTLSLSRVSETSVERTSHQTQLTQASQQAYTEDEKETAKLQSGINYSLLNDMLNGYSVGIGSAAQQNGQGLTKVLRNGQSSTFIKSNASYDTNNVASEMDKGTNPGSVVSYAIIKPAVVRIDDNRLADAPIKPADGIGIGGRKEKVNDIFVTRNNDYQQDQSGNGITKVVGQRTFPIIDSDDSSYFGSGFYLHKKTSGQVLKNGTSAVSIGGGSDGGGVGLGRRAVGSGVYNGSFLNDGKAYNSFSKQPMLMTRKTDEDLKVYRNRNGPMDRAIHGHFSKSWEPSQHLSERQEDDSLEDILGSRIKASKKPAHDFKLEDLFGTLSFNKDSTASKYPNTVPFAKSSTKTIGPSGGMADIFDNSDTKPSHSSANVVPRRKNQQQVFVSDTSNLSSDKYNGINASFKLFPWDDIPKNGVEKKQWIPDGGVFSYVGTGNEHTGRTDWAAKYLSK is encoded by the exons ATGAATCGATACCTGACGCTAAGTCAACTGGGAGACGGTACCTACGGTACCGTTGTCCTTGGCCAGCGGAAGGACACCGGCGAAAAGGTCGCCATCAAGCGCATGAAGCGGAAGTATTATTCCTGGGAGGAAGCGATGAGCCTGCGGGAGGTGAAG TCTCTGAAAAAGCTTTCCCACGCCAATGTGGTAAAGCTCAAGGAGGTGATACGGGAAAACGACGTGCTGTACTTTGTGTTTGAGTACATGCAGGAGAACCTGTACCAGCTGATAAAGGACCGTGATACCCATTTTCCGGAAGCGACCGTAAGACTGATACTGCAGCAGATTCTAACCGGGTTGGCGTTTATGCACCGACACGGTTTCTTCCACCGGGACTTGAAACCAGAAAACGTTCTGTGCAGTGGTCCGGAAACGGTAAAAATAGCCGACTTTGGATTGGCTCGCGAGATACGTTCGCGGCCTCCGTACACGGACTACGTTTCGACGAGATG GTATCGGGCACCAGAAGTGCTCTTACACTCGACTCGGTACGGCAGTTCCATAGATCTTTGGGCAGTGGGATGCATCATGGCGGAGTTATACACGTTCCGACCACTATTTCCTGGATCCAGTGAAGTGGATCAActgtttaaaatatgttccgTCCTAGGCACACCGGACAAG tCCGACTGGCCCGATGGTCACAAGCTTGCTGCTACGATACAGTTCCGATTTCCGGAATGCCCCAAAATACCGCTGGCAACTTTGGTGACGCGTGCCAGTTCCTCTGGAATACAACTATTAGAAGATTTGCTTCTGTGGGAACCGGAAAAGCGACCAACCGCTCAGCAATCCATGAGATATCCATACTTTAGTTCGATAAAAGCTCGTAACTCGGCAAACATCGCAACGAATGGTTTAACACAGCACAATCAATCACACAATGGTAACATAAACGGTGGTCCCGTGCTTGGCGTTCCGAATGCACGAGTATCTATTGTAGAACTAGCTACCAACACGAAGCATACGCGTGAGGCGAATGGGAGTAATGGACATTTCAATCCAATTAGCCATAACGAGCTGAACGATCTAAACTCAACGCTAAGCCTATCACGCGTGTCCGAAACGTCTGTCGAACGGACGTCTCACCAAACGCAACTGACTCAGGCCAGTCAGCAAGCGTACACCGAGGATGAGAAGGAAACTGCTAAGCTTCAGAGTGGTATAAACTATAGCTTGCTGAACGACATGCTTAATGGTTACAGTGTTGGAATTGGATCTGCAGCTCAACAGAACGGACAGGGATTGACTAAGGTACTTCGAAACGGCCAATCGAGTACGTTCATCAAGTCTAACGCTTCCTACGACACCAATAATGTTGCAAGCGAGATGGACAAGGGTACTAATCCCGGATCCGTTGTCAGTTATGCTATCATTAAGCCCGCCGTAGTGCGAATTGATGATAACCGACTAGCGGACGCACCCATAAAGCCAGCGGATGGTATCGGAATCGGTGGTAGAAAAGAAAAGGTGAACGATATATTCGTTACACGAAACAATGACTATCAGCAGGATCAGAGTGGAAATGGTATCACGAAGGTGGTAGGGCAACGCACTTTTCCGATCATTGACAGTGACGATTCGAGTTACTTCGGAAGCGGTTTCTATTTGCATAAGAAAACCTCTGGACAGGTGTTGAAAAATGGAACATCGGCCGTAAGCATTGGAGGTGGGAGTGACGGTGGAGGTGTCGGACTTGGCCGAAGAGCTGTTGGTAGTGGAGTATACAATGGTAGCTTTCTTAACGACGGCAAGGCATACaattcattttcaaaacaaccGATGCTAATGACGCGGAAGACGGACGAAGACTTGAAGGTGTACCGTAACCGAAATGGACCCATGGATCGTGCAATCCACGGCCATTTTAGCAAAAGCTGGGAGCCATCACAACATCTAAGCGAGAGGCAGGAAGATGACTCGTTAGAAGACATTTTAGG aAGTCGAATAAAAGCATCTAAAAAACCTGCACACGATTTCAAGCTGGAGGATCTTTTTGGAACGCTATCGTTTAACAAAGATTCAACTGCTTCCAAATACCCGAATACCGTCCCGTTTGCCAAGAGCTCTACCAAAACGATCGGACCCAGTGGTGGGATGGCAGACATTTTCGACAACTCAGATACTAAACCTTCCCATTCTAGTGCAAATGTGGTGCCACGGCGCAAAAATCAGCAGCAAGTATTCGTATCAGATACCAG TAACCTTAGCTCCGACAAATACAACGGTATTAATGCATCATTCAAGCTGTTCCCTTGGGATGACATACCGAAGAATGGTGTAGAAAAGAAACAATGGATACCCGATGGAG GGGTGTTTTCATACGTTGGTACCGGTAACGAACACACAGGACGAACGGACTGGGCCGCCAAGTACCTGAGCAAATAA
- the LOC120956051 gene encoding cuticle protein 8-like → MAFKFVLLATLVAAASAGLLPVAHHGSIATSHSTIQHHAAPAIQHVGSVHAAPAIYQHSAPAIYQHSAPAIVKTIAQPTIIKSVEHHAPANYEFSYSVHDEHTGDIKSQHETRHGDEVHGQYSLLDSDGHQRIVDYHADHHTGFNAVVRREPSAVKIAQPVHKVIAQPVHVSSYAHAPVAHATVQHHATPIAHYSAPIAHHAAPIAHYAAPIAHHAAPIAHSTSSIVHGPSHLSHHHY, encoded by the exons ATGGCGTTCAAA TTCGTTCTGCTCGCTACTCTGGTAGCTGCCGCCAGCGCTGGTCTGCTTCCTGTGGCTCACCATGGATCGATCGCTACGTCGCACTCCACCATCCAGCACCATGCTGCTCCCGCTATCCAACATGTCGGATCGGTCCACGCCGCTCCGGCTATCTACCAGCACTCGGCCCCGGCTATCTACCAGCACTCGGCCCCGGCTATCGTCAAGACCATTGCTCAGCCCACGATCATCAAGTCTGTAGAGCACCACGCTCCGGCCAACTACGAGTTCTCGTACTCCGTCCATGACGAGCACACCGGAGACATCAAGAGCCAGCACGAAACTCGCCACGGAGACGAAGTCCACGGACAGTACTCGCTGTTGGACTCCGACGGTCACCAGCGCATCGTCGACTACCATGCTGATCATCACACCGGATTCAACGCCGTCGTGCGCCGTGAGCCCTCGGCTGTGAAGATCGCTCAGCCCGTGCACAAGGTGATTGCCCAGCCCGTGCATGTGTCCAGCTATGCCCATGCTCCAGTAGCTCACGCCACTGTCCAGCACCATGCTACCCCGATCGCGCACTACTCCGCACCGATCGCGCACCACGCTGCTCCGATCGCGCACTACGCTGCCCCGATCGCGCACCACGCTGCTCCGATCGCGCACTCAACCTCCAGCATCGTCCATGGACCGAGCCATCTGAGCCATCATCATTACTAA
- the LOC120955454 gene encoding uncharacterized protein LOC120955454 — MDPLRPANVEELKHLIGIYKQFLPQSIQFVSLLQNILRTNLTLHDTDEEQVSHRLQKTVYIPNNEKGNRLATFVAISREEDQYIFINTLEVPPTELTHALENTTYIKWGIKPMFVIGDNSEIRAKLSQLIVEPKVQFKSSSDCVNYWMPQTEAAKLSYIVPADVDLKPLQVQHAKQLNEWWPYRYRTSQQYFESAIKYFGAFGLFDKTSGELVACVFQNDHDAVGHLYTVPERCNRGYGCTLAKAITKHIAVQYKQDVHTFIDGNNERSIRLFNKIGYKAVSRTEWLVASKY, encoded by the exons ATGGATCCGTTACGTCCAGCAAACGTGGAGGAATTGAAACATCTCATTGGCATCTACAAACAATTTCTTCCACAGTCGATCCAATTTGTGTCACTGTTGCAAAATATTTTACGCACCAATCTCACACTTCACGACACTGATGAGGAGCAAGTCTCCCATCGACTACAAAAAACTGTTTACATTCCCAACAATGAGAAAGGAAATCGTTTGGCAACCTTTGTAGCCATCAGTCGTGAAGAG GACCAATACATATTTATAAATACATTGGAAGTTCCTCCTACGGAGCTTACGCACGCTCTCGAGAACACCACTTACATTAAATGGGGAATCAAACCTATGTTTGTGATAGGTGATAACAGTGAAATTCGTGCAAAGCTATCTCAATTAATAGTGGAACCCAAAGTTCAGTTCAAAAGTTCGTCAGATTGTGTTAACTATTGGATGCCACAAACAGAAGCTGCTAAGCTTAGTTATAT CGTTCCAGCCGACGTAGATTTAAAGCCATTACAAGTTCAACATGCCAAACAATTAAACGAATGGTGGCCATATCGCTACAGGACATCGCAGCAATACTTCGAATCTGCCATTAAATATTTTGGGGCTTTCGGTTTGTTTGACAAAACATCGGGAGAACTAGTAGCATGTGTGTTCCAGAATGATCATGACGCTGTGGG ACACCTATATACAGTTCCCGAACGTTGCAATCGAGGCTACGGATGTACTCTTGCAAAAGCTATAACTAAACATATTGCTGTTCAATACAAGCAAGATGTGCATACTTTCATCGATGGAAATAACGAAAGATCAATAAGACTGTTCAACAAAATAGGATACAAAGCTGTTAGCCGAACTGAATGGCTTGTTGCATCGAAATATTGA